A window of Lepidochelys kempii isolate rLepKem1 chromosome 1, rLepKem1.hap2, whole genome shotgun sequence contains these coding sequences:
- the LOC140917787 gene encoding uncharacterized protein — MQSSSAQVTMMESQNRKRAPAWTEREVWDLIAVWGEESVLSELRSSFRNAKTCVKISQGMKDRGHNKDPKQCRVKLKELRQAYQKTREANSRSGSEPQTCRFYDELHAILGGSATTTPAVLFDSFNGDGGNTEAGFGDEEDSSQQASGETGFPDSQELFLTLDLEPVPPEPTQGCLLDPAGGEGTSAACVSMITGSSPSQRLVKLRKKEKKRTRDEMFSELMLSSHTDRAQMNAWRQIISECRKAQNDREERWRAEESKWRAEDRAEAQMWRQRDERRQDSMLRLLQDQTSMLQCMVELQQRQLEHRLPLLPLCNQPPSSPSSIASTPRRPRTRWGGLRPTSHSTTEDCPKKRRLSFNKF; from the exons atgcagagctcatcagcacaggtgaccatgatggagtcccagaatcgcaaaagagctccagcatggaccgaacgggaggtatgggatctgatcgctgtttggggagaggaatccgtgctatcagaactccgttccagttttcgaaatgccaaaacctgtgtgaaaatctcccagggcatgaaggacagaggccataacaaggacccgaagcagtgccgcgtgaaactgaaggagctgaggcaagcctaccagaaaaccagagaggcgaacagccgctctgggtcagagccccaaacatgccgcttctatgatgagctgcatgccattttagggggttcagccaccactaccccagccgtgttgtttgactccttcaatggagatggaggcaatacggaagcaggttttggggacgaagaagatagctcacagcaagcaagtggagaaaccggttttcccgacagccaggaactgtttctcaccctagacctggagccagtaccccccgaacccacccaaggctgcctcctggacccagcaggcggagaagggacctctg ctgcatgtgtttcaatgatcacaggatcttctccttcccagaggctagtgaagcttagaaagaaagaaaaaaaacgcactcgcgatgaaatgttctccgagctcatgctgtcctcccacactgacagagcacagatgaatgcgtggaggcaaataatatcagagtgcaggaaagcacaaaatgaccgggaggagaggtggcgggctgaagagagtaagtggcgggctgaagacagggctgaagctcaaatgtggcggcagcgtgatgagaggaggcaggattcaatgctgaggctgctgcaggaccaaaccagtatgctccagtgtatggttgagctgcagcaaaggcagctggagcacagactgccactgctgcccctctgtaaccaaccgccctcctccccaagttccatagcctccacacccagacgcccaagaacgcggtgggggggcctccggccaaccagccactccaccacagaggattgcccaaaaaaaagaaggctgtcattcaataaattttaa